The Phycisphaerae bacterium genome contains the following window.
GTCACCTCCCGCGTGGCCGTCTGCCAGCCGATCCGCAGCATCCTCGTCGAGCGCCAGCGCCGCATCGCCCGTCAGCTCAAGTCCTGCGTGTCCGAAGGCCGCGACCAGGGCAGCGTGGTCTTTCCCGACGCCGACATGAAATTCGTCCTCGACGCCGACATCGACACCCGCGCCCGCCGCCGCTACCTCGAGATGCAGGCCGAAGGCGAGTCCGTCTCCGTCGATGCCATCCGCCACAACCTCCGCAGCCGCGACGACGTCGACGCCCGGCAATGGGAAGCACTCCTCGCCCCCGGCGCGGCCGTGGTCATCGACACCAGCAACATGAGCATCCACGACGTCATCGAGCGCATGGTAGAGGAGCTTCAGCGCGCCACGGCCGCGAACGGAACGTAACCGAGCGCGGCGGTGCGAATTGAAAACAAAATTTTTCTTGACAGGATTTTTTGTCAAATGCAACGCCCGCCGGGGAGCGTGGTACAATGGGGAGGCGTTGTACGCTCCGCTTCGAGGAGAATCCCGTTCACACAGACTTGTTGTACGATAATGTATTGCAAATGATGAGGTTACGGCCACATGCCTAGCTTCACCTACAAAGCGGTCAACGCCAGCGGCGGGGCGGTAAACGGGGTTCTCACGGCTGAGAACTACCAGGTTGCCCTGCGCCAGCTTGAAGAAAAGGCCCTTTTCCCCGTTTCTGTGACAGAAGGGGTGGATCAGGGGGGCCTGGGGATTCGGCGGCGGCGGGTCAAATCGCACCACCTTACGACGTTCTACAGCCAGTTGGCCGACCTGCTCAAAGCGGGCGTGCCAATGCTGAGATCGCTGGATGTGCTGTCGCGGCAGGCGTCGCAAGGCGCCCTGACGCAGGTCATTAGGGAACTGCGCGAGGACGTGGCCGGGGGCACGTCGCTGGGCGACGCCATGGCCAAGCACCCGCAGGTGTTTTCGAGCTTGTACGCCTCGATGGTGCGGGCGGGCGAGGCGGGTGGTTTTCTCGAGGACGTGCTCCAGCGTATTGCCACGTTTTCGGAGAAGCAGGACGAGCTGCGCAACAAGGTTATCGGGGCGATGATCTACCCCGCCATCCTGGTGTTCGTGGGCTCGATGGTCGTGCTGCTATTGATGCTTTTCGTCGTTCCGAAGCTGCGGGAGCACCTTCGCCCAGAAACGTTCAACGCCCTGACGGTGGCTGTTTTCTGGCTCTGCGATGCGATCCGCGATCACTACATGCTTATGGGCTTTGGCCTGGTGGCGGTGATCGGGGCGATCTGGACGCTGCTCAATACGGAAGCGGGGAAGTCGACGTTTGCGCGATTCAAACTGCGCGCGCCGATTCTGGGCAATATCCTGACGATGGTGGCCATCTGCCGTTTCTGCCGGATTCTGGGCACGATGCTGCACAACGGCGTTCCGATCCTCCAGGCCCTGAAAGTGGCCAAGGATTCGGCGGGAAACGAGATTCTGTCGGGCGTGATCGAGGAATCGGCGGACAGTGTGAAGAAGGG
Protein-coding sequences here:
- a CDS encoding (d)CMP kinase, with the translated sequence MIITIDGPAGSGKSTAARKLAARLEIAYLDTGAMYRAIAWAALKRGIDLADPQALLVVARDADLELDCGPTHTRVRVDGHDVSEAIRSLEVSSVTSRVAVCQPIRSILVERQRRIARQLKSCVSEGRDQGSVVFPDADMKFVLDADIDTRARRRYLEMQAEGESVSVDAIRHNLRSRDDVDARQWEALLAPGAAVVIDTSNMSIHDVIERMVEELQRATAANGT
- a CDS encoding type II secretion system F family protein, producing the protein MPSFTYKAVNASGGAVNGVLTAENYQVALRQLEEKALFPVSVTEGVDQGGLGIRRRRVKSHHLTTFYSQLADLLKAGVPMLRSLDVLSRQASQGALTQVIRELREDVAGGTSLGDAMAKHPQVFSSLYASMVRAGEAGGFLEDVLQRIATFSEKQDELRNKVIGAMIYPAILVFVGSMVVLLLMLFVVPKLREHLRPETFNALTVAVFWLCDAIRDHYMLMGFGLVAVIGAIWTLLNTEAGKSTFARFKLRAPILGNILTMVAICRFCRILGTMLHNGVPILQALKVAKDSAGNEILSGVIEESADSVKKGAALSKPLGDSGLFPPAVVDMIAVAEESNSLETVLVQIADTNEARTARQIDLGVRVLEPILLVIMASVVFCILVALLLPILTMGTAVK